The following nucleotide sequence is from Phycisphaera sp..
ATCGGCGTCTTGGCCGATCGGACGGTGTGTGTTGCCACGGTTGCCGGCGGATTGGTGTACACCTGGCGTGCGTCCCTGCCAGAGGCCGAGCCACGATCCGGCGGATTCGAGCTGATCGATCCCGATGAGATCCTGTCACCGGGTACCCAGACCGAGGACGAAGAGACGGCCCCAGCAATCCTGGAATGGACGCTGGAGACGATCAGCATCGCGAGCGTTGGAGAAGGGGCCCGTGTGGCTGCCGGTCCGGTGGCTATTGGAGCGAGGATCGTGCTTGCGTTGCAGGGGTACTCGCAGATCCACATCGTCGACGTGGTCGGCTCCCAGGCCAAGACGATCTACTCGGCACCCAAGGGCGGCGTCGCGCTCCTTCCCGCATCTCGGCGCGGGCTGATCGTGCGCTTGGGCGATGATGCCGAGGGTGCCGAGGGGCGCGCGGCAACGAAGCTGGTCATCGACGAGTTCTCGCTCGACACGGGACGCACGTTGTACCGGGGGCCAGCCGTCTTCGATGGGCCGGTCTCGCCGAGTGATATCCGTATCCTACTGGTCCTCATGATTCTTGTGAGCGCCACGCTGCTGCTGTTCATCGTGCGGACGACCGGCGAGAACACCCCCTTCGTGGCCCCGCCCGGGACGATGCTGGCACCAGCCATGCCGAGGCTGATGGCATCGGTGGCCGACGGATTGCTCGCGTTGTTGCTAGGCGGCGAGCTGGCGAAACTGCTGCCCGAGGGCTGGCTGGCGATGCGCATCGGTGCCGACGTGCTCGATTTTGCCCCGCTGATCATGGCCCTGGCCTTCGGTTTCGTCGCCGGATCGGTGCTTGAGGCCGCAACCGGCCGCACGCCGGGCAAGCTCATCTTCGGGCTCTTCGTGTCGCGATCGGGTTCGGTCGACGGGGCCGTTGTCCCGCCCCGCAAGCCGGGCATCGGGGCCTCGCTGGCCCGCAACGCCGTGAAATGGCTGCTGCCGCTGGTCGCGTTCGCGGGCGCCACGAGCCCCGCTCTGCGACACCGTGGCGACACGATGGCCGGGCTTGGGGTGATCGGCGAGGCCGTCCCGGTGGAGGGTCGTGGACATTCCGATCAAGATCAGGGGCCGGACGACCGATAGCGATCAGGGCATGCCGATTGCGTGCCCCATCGCGGAGGCGTTGTGGCGGCCGACGAGAGCCCTGAAGCTACCGAATCCAAGGATGCCCCGGGCCAGGACCCGGCGGTGACGCCGTGGCGTGAGATCTGGCAGGTGCCGACTCTCGGCATTTCGGTGGCCGTGCTGGTTATCGGCCTCGCTGTCACCGCCCTGCATCGGCCCATGCCCGACTACGACGCCCTGATGGCCGGGGCCGAGCGACGGATCGAGGCCCGGCGGTACGTCGAGGCCTTGGATGTGCTCAATGACAAGCTGGGCCCACTGCTGGATCGACCGTCGTTCACGCCCGAGCACCGGCGGCGGTTCCACACCCTGCGCGCGCGAGCGCTCGCGATGGGGCAGGCCGAACTCGCCGTGCGCCAGGAAGCCAACGACCGGAACATCGTGTCGGAGTATCGCGAGGCCGAGCGGCAAGGAGCCGCGCTCCGTCCGCAGGACGCGTTCTTCCTCGGTCTGGCGTACCTCGGGCTGGGCGAGATCGAGCCCGCGCTCGCGCGGGCCGACGCGATGCCGGCGACAGAACGGCCAAAGCGGCACGAGCTGTACCGCATGGCCATCGCCCAACCCGACGTGAACACGCCGGGCGGCCGCGAGCAGCTCATCGACTTCGTGACACGATTCGTTTCGGACCCGACGCTGGGCATCAACGACCGGGCGTGGGCGGAACTCCACCGCGCCCGCGTGCTGGCCGCGACGGGCGACTATGGGGGCGTGGTCGACCGTCTGCTCCGGTCGTACCCGCAATGGGCCCAGGCGTCACCCGAGCGACGGGCGGCGCTCAGCATCGAGATGGGGGCGGCGGAGATCGAAGTTGGCGATCTTGAATCGGCCCGCGCATCGCTCGAGCTTGGTGAGAAGCTGGCCGAGTCACAGTCAACCGAACGCGGGCAAGCGATGGTGCTGCTCGGGCGGCTTGACGAATTGTCCGGCAATCCGATGGACGCGCGCGATCGGTACCAGCGTGTGCTTCGTGAGCTCGGGTGGGCACCATCGGCGCAGGCGGCCCGGCTTGGGCTGGCCGAGGTCTACGCGGCCGAAGACGAGCCCGACCTCGCGATGGACCTCTTCCAGGAGGCGATCGCCGAATTGCACGACAGCGGGCCGGGCGGTGGCATCGATGCGGCCGTCTTGGAAAACGCGCTGCTGATGCAGCACCAGAACCAGACCGCGGCGGGGCAGATTGCCGAGGCGCTCCGGTACGCTCGCTTGGCCGAGCAGGTGAGCGACGGCGAGCGTTCGGCGGCGCTGGTGCTGGCCCTGGCCGACGCGAATGCCGCGATGGCCGACGAGCTGATCGAAGCGGCCGGCGGCCAGGTGGATGGCCACGCCGATCGGATCCTGCTCGATGCGGCCACGCGCGAGGAAGTGCGCATGCACCTTCGCTCGGCCGGCGGGTATTACGCCCTGCACGCCGACCTGCTGACCCTCGATGAGGAAGCGTTCGAGCGCAGCACGTGGCGCAGCGCGGTGAGTTTTGATCGGGCGGGCGATCTCGATCTGGCCGAGCAGAAGCTCACCACGTTCGTCACGGCGATCAGCGAGAGCCCGATGCGGGCCGAGGCAAGGTACCGGCTTGGTCGCATCTACCAGGCCCGCAACCGGCACTCGGCCGCGGAGGAGGCGTTCCGATCGATCATCGAAGACGCCAACAACCCGGACACGGGCAAGGGTGTCGGGCCGTTCGCGCTGCGATCGTACGTGCCACTGGCCGAGACGTTGCTGTCCGATGCCAATCCGGACAACGACCGCGAGGCGATGTCGTTGCTCGAACGTGTGCTCTCTGGTGGGTTGGTGGGCCCCACGAGCGAGGAATACCGCACGGCTCTGGTGGAACTCGGCACGCTGCACTATCGAAGCGGCCAGTACGTGCAGGCCATCGAACGGCTGCGCGAAGCCCTGGCTCGCTACGAGGGCGAACGCAAGGAGCAACAGATCCGATTCAGGCTGGCCGATGCGTTCCGCCTCGAAGGTGAACGCATCGGCACCGCGCTCACACAGGCCATGCCCGGCAGTGAACGCCGCGAGCTGCAACGCATGCGCAAAGATCGGCTCCGAACGGCGATCGAACAATTTGAGTACGCACGCGATGGGCTGGAGCAGATTCGTGATCCGTCGGCTTCGGAACGCGAGGCGCTCCGGAGCGCGTACTTCTTCCTGGGCGCGTGCGCGTATGACCTTGAAGACTACGAGCTGGCCGTGAAGCACTATGCCGCGGCGCACGCCAAGTACTCGAACGACCCGGCGGCGCTCGTGCCGCTGATCCAGATCGTGAGCGCCCGATTGCAACAGGGCGAGATGGCGCTGGCGCGGGCGGCCAACGAGCGGGCGCAGCGGTTGTACCAGAGCTTCCCCGACACGGTATGGGATGATTCGAGCCTGCCGATGACGCGCGATGATTGGCAGCGCTGGTTCCAGGCCAGCGAGCGGCTCGCGACCGCGGGCGGCTGAGTTCTCAGGCTCTCGTGACCTCGACCTTGCCGCCAGCGACGTCCTTGATGGCGTAACCCATTGCTGCCAGTTCGTCACGGATCGCGTCGGAGGCGGCGAAGTCCTTGCTGGCTCGGGCGGCCTTGCGTTGCTCGAGTTTTTCGATGACCGCGGGGTCGGGGGTAAGTCCCGGAGCGAAGAGGCCGATGGTGGTGTCGGCAGACTCGGGGCGTTCGAGGGAGAGCACGCCAAGAACGGCGTCGAGTTGCATCAGGATGTCGGCGTCGGCCTTGGTTGGCTCGCTCAGCTCCCCCACCATCGAGTTGATCGCGGCGACGGCGGCAGCGATGTTCATGTCGTCGTGCATCGCATCGACGAACTCGTCGCGTGCAAGCGTGGACGCTGCATTGGCTTCGCCCACCGAACTCGAAGTTTGCACCCTTCGCCACCGCTCGATCATCCGCTGGCTGTCCTTAAGCAATTGCTCGGTGAAGTCCGCGTTCGTGCGATAGTGTGTACGTGTAAGTGCCAGACGCAGCGCCGCGGGCTCGACGCCCTTGGCGAAGAGGTCTCGGGCGGTGAAGAAGTTGCCCTTGCTCTTGCTCATCTTCTGGCCGTCGACGAGCAGGAATCGTGTGTGCAGCCAGTGGCGGGCGAAGGGGGCGTCGTTTGGTTCGGCGTTGAAGGCGCAGCAGCTCTGGGCGATCTCGCACTCGTGGTGGGGGAAGATGTTGTCCTCGCCGCCGGTGTGCAGGTCGATGAGGGGTTGGCCGTTCGGCACGTTTCCATCGGGAAAAGCGGCCTTGGCGAGGACCTCGTAGGCCATGGCCGAGCACTCGACGTGCCAGCCGGGGTAGCCGGCGCCCCAGGGGCTGTCCCATTTCATGAGGTGGGTCGCGTCTTCCTTCCACAGCAGGAAGTCGGCGGGGTGGCGTTTGGTCTGCTGGTTGGCGTCGTTGATGCGGCCGCCCGCCCCCGAACGGAGGGCGTCGAGGGTGTTGCCGCTGAGCGAGCCATAGGAGTTGAAGGCGTTGACGCTGAAGTAGACGGCGCGGCTGCCTTGCTCGCCAGTGGCATAAGCGCAGTCGCGTTCGATGAGTCGCTCGATGAGTTCGATCATCTTGGGCACGTAGGCGGTGGCGCGGGGCATCATCTCGGGCTCGCCGGCGACTTTGAGCCCGAGCTTGCCCGCGTCTTCGATGAAGCGATCGGCGTAGAAGGTCGCGATGGCGTAGGGGTCGGCGGGGTCGATGAAGGCACCGGCGGGCAGCTTGCCGGCCTTCTTGGCTTCGAGCAGCCGCGTGCGGGCGGCGTCCATCTTGTCCTCGCCCCCGCCGTCGGCCTGATCATCGTCGGTCATGTGGCCGACGTCGGTGATGTTCATGGCGTGGCGAACCGTTCGCGGGCCCGCGTGCTCGTTGCCCTTGGCGTCCTGGATGGTGCACAGCGGGCTCTCGAGCCAGCGGCGGAGTAGGTCGGCGATGAGGAAGGCCCGGAAGTTGCCGATGTGGGCGTCGTCGTAGACCGTCGGGCCGCAGGAGTAGAAGGTGACCTCGCCCGGGTTGGTGGCGCGGAAGGGCTCGACGCGCTTCGTGAGGGTGTTGTACAGGTGCAGGCTCTTGGGCATGGGCGATCATAGAACGAACGGGTGGGTGTTTGCGGCGTACGCTGGCTCGTGAGTGAGCCGAAGCAGCAACAACCCAGGCATCGGCAGGTTTCGTTCGAGTTCCTGGGCACGGGCGTGTCCAGCGGCGTGCCGGTGATCGGCTGCTCGTGCCTCACCTGCACCAGCGGCGATCCCAAGGACAACCGGCTGCGGTGCTCGGCGGCGCTGCGGTTTGGCGATGACCGGGGCGAGGAGCGGACCATCCTGTTCGACGCGGGGCCAGACCTGCGTCAGCAGGCGCTCAGGTCCGGGCTCGAGCGTGTCGACGCGCTGCTGTTTACGCACAACCACGTCGACCACACCTGGGGGCTCGACGAGCTGCGACGGTTCAACACGCTGATGGAAGGGCCGGTGGACATCTACGGCAACGACCACACGCTGGACTTCCTGCGGCGGGTGTATGGGCACATCTTCGACGCCAAGAGCAACGTGCAGCCGAGCTATGTGGCATCGGTTATCCCTCACCGCCTGCTGCCGCTGGTGCCCGAGGAGATGTTCGGCCTGAAGATCACGCCCATCCCGTTGCTGCATGGCAGGCTGCCGGTGCTGGGGTTTCGTGTCGAAGCGGCCCACTCCACCGTGGCCGGGCGCACCGGGATCGACGAGTTGCTGCCGCTGGCGTATTGCACCGACGTCTCGGGCATCCCGCCCGAGAGTTGGCCGCTGCTCGGAGGGCTGCGGACGCTGGTGCTTGGGGCACTCCGACCACGGCGGCACCCCACGCACTTCTCGATCGACGAGGCCGTGGCGGCGGCGGAGAAGATCGGTGCCCAGGAGACGTGGTTCATCCACATGAACCACGAGGTTCGGCACGAGCCGGTGGATCGGGCGCTGCCGGGCGGCATCCGGCTGGCGTGGGATGGGCTGGTGCTACCGCGGACGCGGGCGGAGGAGCGGAGCGAGGGGGAGTGGGCGCTGGGGTGGCGGGAGTAGAAGAGACCTAACGCAGAGGTCGCCGAGGGGTAGGAACAGAAGCGATCGCCAGGCCGCACCCTCTAGGATCTCCGCGACCTCTGCGTTCAACGCTTCTGTGTTACTCCGCCGCCAGATGGATGCTGATCCGCCCCACCTTGACACCCAGCCGCTGCTCGATCTCGTCGATCAACGCTGGGTCGCGGACGCCGGCCATGACGCGGCGGCTCAGGTCGTCGGGCAGGTCCACCAGCGAGCCGTCGGGGGCCTGGACGTGGGCGTGCTCGTCGGTGATGGCGTCGAAGCGGGTAGGACCGCCCGGCGTCGCCAGCTTGCGGCACAGGCCGCGCTGGGTCAGGGTCTCAAGCGTGTTGTAGACGGTCGCTAGCGAGATCGTGCCATCGCCAGCCTCCGGGGTAGCCTTGACGGCGTCATAGATCGCCTCGGCCGTGGGGTGCTCGCGTGTGCCGGCCAGGGCGGCGTAGACGACCTGCCGCTGGCGGGTGCAGCGCAGGCCATGGGCGGCGAAGAGGGCGCGGTGGT
It contains:
- a CDS encoding MBL fold metallo-hydrolase, with protein sequence MSEPKQQQPRHRQVSFEFLGTGVSSGVPVIGCSCLTCTSGDPKDNRLRCSAALRFGDDRGEERTILFDAGPDLRQQALRSGLERVDALLFTHNHVDHTWGLDELRRFNTLMEGPVDIYGNDHTLDFLRRVYGHIFDAKSNVQPSYVASVIPHRLLPLVPEEMFGLKITPIPLLHGRLPVLGFRVEAAHSTVAGRTGIDELLPLAYCTDVSGIPPESWPLLGGLRTLVLGALRPRRHPTHFSIDEAVAAAEKIGAQETWFIHMNHEVRHEPVDRALPGGIRLAWDGLVLPRTRAEERSEGEWALGWRE
- a CDS encoding tetratricopeptide repeat protein, which translates into the protein MPHRGGVVAADESPEATESKDAPGQDPAVTPWREIWQVPTLGISVAVLVIGLAVTALHRPMPDYDALMAGAERRIEARRYVEALDVLNDKLGPLLDRPSFTPEHRRRFHTLRARALAMGQAELAVRQEANDRNIVSEYREAERQGAALRPQDAFFLGLAYLGLGEIEPALARADAMPATERPKRHELYRMAIAQPDVNTPGGREQLIDFVTRFVSDPTLGINDRAWAELHRARVLAATGDYGGVVDRLLRSYPQWAQASPERRAALSIEMGAAEIEVGDLESARASLELGEKLAESQSTERGQAMVLLGRLDELSGNPMDARDRYQRVLRELGWAPSAQAARLGLAEVYAAEDEPDLAMDLFQEAIAELHDSGPGGGIDAAVLENALLMQHQNQTAAGQIAEALRYARLAEQVSDGERSAALVLALADANAAMADELIEAAGGQVDGHADRILLDAATREEVRMHLRSAGGYYALHADLLTLDEEAFERSTWRSAVSFDRAGDLDLAEQKLTTFVTAISESPMRAEARYRLGRIYQARNRHSAAEEAFRSIIEDANNPDTGKGVGPFALRSYVPLAETLLSDANPDNDREAMSLLERVLSGGLVGPTSEEYRTALVELGTLHYRSGQYVQAIERLREALARYEGERKEQQIRFRLADAFRLEGERIGTALTQAMPGSERRELQRMRKDRLRTAIEQFEYARDGLEQIRDPSASEREALRSAYFFLGACAYDLEDYELAVKHYAAAHAKYSNDPAALVPLIQIVSARLQQGEMALARAANERAQRLYQSFPDTVWDDSSLPMTRDDWQRWFQASERLATAGG
- a CDS encoding transcriptional repressor, with the protein product MSDPTNNQGPPTHADHRALFAAHGLRCTRQRQVVYAALAGTREHPTAEAIYDAVKATPEAGDGTISLATVYNTLETLTQRGLCRKLATPGGPTRFDAITDEHAHVQAPDGSLVDLPDDLSRRVMAGVRDPALIDEIEQRLGVKVGRISIHLAAE
- a CDS encoding RDD family protein — protein: MNRPSTRWFAALATWLLVAVAARAQLATGAYADGKRGDEHAWAVTPSTVSSGWGLWHIPPRFGRGGARDGEVRIVDSLERQPAAIAATRGRVWMAFAGSGNRAGYGFLTAAVQRGAIDGTWFTGTGGRLASAAYLATKGKVISMAAGPWGPVVLVTPSGGPTQIAWLDRGTWTWADGPVLVGEPSPSVIGVLADRTVCVATVAGGLVYTWRASLPEAEPRSGGFELIDPDEILSPGTQTEDEETAPAILEWTLETISIASVGEGARVAAGPVAIGARIVLALQGYSQIHIVDVVGSQAKTIYSAPKGGVALLPASRRGLIVRLGDDAEGAEGRAATKLVIDEFSLDTGRTLYRGPAVFDGPVSPSDIRILLVLMILVSATLLLFIVRTTGENTPFVAPPGTMLAPAMPRLMASVADGLLALLLGGELAKLLPEGWLAMRIGADVLDFAPLIMALAFGFVAGSVLEAATGRTPGKLIFGLFVSRSGSVDGAVVPPRKPGIGASLARNAVKWLLPLVAFAGATSPALRHRGDTMAGLGVIGEAVPVEGRGHSDQDQGPDDR
- the cysS gene encoding cysteine--tRNA ligase yields the protein MPKSLHLYNTLTKRVEPFRATNPGEVTFYSCGPTVYDDAHIGNFRAFLIADLLRRWLESPLCTIQDAKGNEHAGPRTVRHAMNITDVGHMTDDDQADGGGEDKMDAARTRLLEAKKAGKLPAGAFIDPADPYAIATFYADRFIEDAGKLGLKVAGEPEMMPRATAYVPKMIELIERLIERDCAYATGEQGSRAVYFSVNAFNSYGSLSGNTLDALRSGAGGRINDANQQTKRHPADFLLWKEDATHLMKWDSPWGAGYPGWHVECSAMAYEVLAKAAFPDGNVPNGQPLIDLHTGGEDNIFPHHECEIAQSCCAFNAEPNDAPFARHWLHTRFLLVDGQKMSKSKGNFFTARDLFAKGVEPAALRLALTRTHYRTNADFTEQLLKDSQRMIERWRRVQTSSSVGEANAASTLARDEFVDAMHDDMNIAAAVAAINSMVGELSEPTKADADILMQLDAVLGVLSLERPESADTTIGLFAPGLTPDPAVIEKLEQRKAARASKDFAASDAIRDELAAMGYAIKDVAGGKVEVTRA